The Deltaproteobacteria bacterium CG2_30_66_27 genome has a segment encoding these proteins:
- a CDS encoding pyruvate, phosphate dikinase, with translation MSTGLPGLDRVFTGILPGDNIVWQVDTVEDYVPFVDPFVRAAIARGKRLVYFRFARHPELVPSGIGAEIHTLHPEVGFETFTARIHKVIEEAGRGTFYVFDCLSDLAADWYSDLMLGNFFMVTCPYLYDLDTVTYFALLRDGHSFDAVSSIRGTTQLLIDVFRHGERLYVHPLKVDRRSSPTMYLPHVRDGKAFRPLTESAVLSEVLEDLSKRRVDAVSRTLDIWDRKLLQAREAIDEVRKGVRPESEAAEIFGRLLRMMVTRDERLVALASRWFDLDDLLALRKRMIGTGLIGGKSVGMLLARAILCKADPRWRDRLETHDSFYIGSDVFYTFLVRNGCWRARRGQRNADTFMDGADVAKERILSGAFPGFLEEQFVAMLEYFGQSPIIVRSSSLLEDSFGNAFTGKYDSVFRPNQGSPQERLSTFLDAIRAVYASTMSPEALLYRAHRGLIDRDEQMAVLVQRVSGAVHGHLFYPQVAGVGLSYNPYVWSEQIDPQAGVLRLVFGLGTRAVDRSDDDYTRLVALNDPLRRPESAREGGGTSYSQRRVDLLNLKTNRFSSETVDAVACVSPDLPIDLYAVRRSALPRGGGGSPRPTDEGWVLTFGKLLSETPFVPYMREMLGILRDAYDYPVDTEFTANFMPDGRCLVNLVQCRPLQVKEGGNIVDPPKRIPRNALLLDSRGPVIGQSSLSRLDRVIFVDPAAYSALPQRDRPSVGRLIGRIVHLPGEGEERNTLLFGPGRWGTSTPSLGVPVSFAEIDKVSAICEIIGVGMPVTPDVSLGTHFFNDLVEANMLYLAVQPARRGDSLNLAFLAGARNRLADLLPEDAEWAGVVRVIDFPDPADGRRLYLNADSFRQRVVCYLASPGKES, from the coding sequence TTGAGCACCGGGCTGCCCGGCCTGGACCGGGTCTTCACGGGGATCCTGCCGGGCGACAACATCGTCTGGCAGGTGGATACCGTCGAGGATTACGTTCCGTTCGTCGACCCGTTCGTCCGCGCCGCGATCGCCCGCGGGAAACGGCTCGTCTACTTCCGCTTCGCCCGCCACCCGGAGCTCGTCCCCAGTGGGATCGGGGCGGAGATCCACACCCTTCACCCCGAAGTGGGTTTCGAAACGTTCACCGCCCGGATCCACAAGGTGATCGAGGAGGCGGGGCGGGGGACCTTCTACGTTTTCGATTGCCTCTCGGACCTCGCGGCCGACTGGTACAGCGACCTGATGCTGGGCAACTTCTTCATGGTCACCTGCCCCTACCTGTACGACCTCGACACGGTGACCTACTTCGCCCTCCTGCGGGACGGACATTCGTTCGACGCCGTCTCGTCGATCCGCGGCACGACGCAGCTGCTGATCGACGTCTTCCGCCACGGGGAGCGCCTCTACGTCCACCCGCTGAAGGTCGACCGGCGTTCCTCCCCGACGATGTATCTCCCCCACGTCCGCGATGGGAAGGCGTTCCGCCCCCTCACCGAGAGCGCGGTGCTCTCCGAGGTGCTGGAGGACCTCTCGAAGCGGCGCGTGGACGCCGTCTCGCGCACGCTCGACATCTGGGACCGGAAGCTCCTCCAGGCGCGGGAAGCGATCGACGAGGTGCGCAAGGGGGTCCGCCCCGAAAGCGAGGCGGCCGAGATCTTCGGCCGGCTCCTCAGGATGATGGTCACCCGCGACGAGCGGCTCGTGGCCCTCGCCTCCCGGTGGTTCGACCTCGATGACCTGCTCGCCCTCCGGAAGCGGATGATCGGCACGGGCCTGATCGGCGGGAAGTCGGTCGGGATGCTCCTCGCCCGCGCGATCCTGTGCAAGGCGGACCCTCGCTGGAGGGACCGGCTGGAGACGCACGACTCGTTCTACATCGGCTCCGACGTCTTCTACACGTTCCTCGTCCGCAACGGATGCTGGCGGGCGCGGCGCGGCCAGCGCAACGCCGACACCTTCATGGACGGGGCGGACGTGGCGAAGGAGCGGATCCTGTCGGGCGCCTTCCCGGGCTTCCTCGAGGAGCAGTTCGTGGCGATGTTAGAGTATTTCGGGCAGTCGCCGATCATCGTCCGATCGAGCAGCCTCCTCGAGGACAGCTTCGGCAACGCCTTCACGGGGAAGTACGACAGCGTCTTCCGCCCGAACCAGGGATCGCCGCAGGAGCGCCTCTCCACGTTCCTCGATGCGATCCGGGCCGTGTACGCGAGCACGATGAGCCCCGAGGCCCTCCTGTACCGGGCGCACCGCGGACTGATCGACCGGGACGAGCAGATGGCGGTCCTGGTCCAGCGCGTGTCGGGTGCCGTTCACGGCCACCTTTTCTACCCGCAGGTGGCGGGAGTCGGGCTGTCGTACAACCCGTACGTGTGGAGCGAGCAGATCGACCCCCAGGCGGGGGTGTTGCGACTGGTCTTCGGGCTGGGAACCCGGGCGGTCGACCGGTCCGACGACGACTACACCCGCCTGGTGGCGCTGAACGATCCGCTGCGCCGCCCCGAATCGGCGCGCGAGGGCGGCGGGACGTCGTACTCCCAGCGGAGGGTCGACCTCCTCAACCTGAAGACGAACCGGTTTTCGTCGGAGACGGTCGACGCCGTGGCGTGTGTCTCCCCCGACCTGCCGATCGACCTCTACGCCGTGCGCCGGAGCGCCCTGCCGCGCGGCGGGGGGGGGTCTCCCCGTCCGACCGACGAAGGATGGGTCCTCACGTTCGGGAAGCTCCTGTCGGAGACGCCGTTCGTCCCGTACATGCGCGAGATGCTCGGCATTCTCCGGGACGCCTACGACTACCCGGTGGACACCGAGTTCACGGCGAACTTCATGCCGGACGGACGCTGTCTCGTCAACCTCGTGCAGTGCCGGCCACTGCAGGTGAAGGAGGGGGGGAACATCGTCGATCCGCCGAAGCGGATCCCACGGAACGCCCTCCTGCTCGACTCGCGCGGCCCCGTCATCGGGCAAAGCTCCCTGTCCCGGCTCGACCGGGTGATCTTCGTCGACCCGGCCGCCTACTCCGCGCTTCCCCAAAGGGACCGTCCCTCCGTCGGACGTCTCATCGGGAGGATCGTCCACCTACCCGGGGAAGGGGAGGAGCGGAACACCTTGCTGTTCGGCCCCGGGCGCTGGGGGACGAGCACGCCGTCCCTCGGGGTTCCGGTCTCGTTCGCCGAGATCGACAAGGTATCCGCGATCTGCGAGATCATCGGGGTGGGGATGCCGGTGACACCCGACGTATCGCTGGGGACCCACTTCTTCAACGACCTGGTCGAGGCGAACATGCTGTACCTCGCGGTTCAGCCGGCCCGGCGGGGAGATTCCCTGAACCTGGCGTTCCTCGCGGGCGCCCGGAACCGCCTCGCCGATCTGCTGCCGGAGGATGCGGAGTGGGCGGGGGTCGTCCGGGTCATCGATTTCCCGGATCCCGCGGACGGGCGGCGCCTGTACCTGAACGCCGACTCCTTCCGCCAGCGCGTCGTCTGCTACCTCGCATCCCCCGGGAAAGAATCGTAA